One Burkholderia sp. 9120 genomic window, CATCACCGGCGGGATCGATCTTTCGGTCGGCTCGGTACTCGCGCTTTCCGGCGTGGTCGCGGCCCTCGCGGTCAAGGCGGGCCTGCCTGTCACGCTCAGCATGCTGGTCGGCATCGTTGTCGGTGCGCTGTGCGGCGTGGTCAACGGCTTGTGTGTGACGCGCATGCGCCTGCCGCCATTCATCGCCACGCTCGGCATGATGCTGGTGGCGCGCGGCCTCGCCCTGCAAATCACGGGCGCGCGCCCCGTGTCGGGACTCGGTGAAGCATTCGGCGTGCTCGGCAACGGCTCACTTTTCCGGATCGAAACGATCGGTGCGGACGGGTTCCCGGATGTGACGTTTCCCGGCATCCCCTATCCGGTTCTGCTGATGGTCGTGATCGCCGTCGCGGTGTCGATCATGCTGAGCCGCACGACGCTCGGCCGTCATATCTATGCCGTCGGTTCGAACGCGGAGGCCGCGCGGCTGTCCGGCGTCAACGTCGCGCGCGTGACCCTGTTCACATATGTGCTGTCCGGTGCGCTCGCGGGTGTCACGGGCTGCGTGCTGATGTCGCGTCTGCTGACCGCGCAGCCGAACGAAGGCGTGATGTACGAGCTCGATGCAATCGCGAGCGCCGTGATCGGCGGCACCTCGCTGATGGGGGGTGTCGGCACGATCTCCGGCACGGCCATCGGCGCCTTCGTGATCGGCATTCTGCGCAACGGTCTGAACATGAATGGGGTGTCCAGCTTCATTCAGCAAATCATCATCGGCCTGGTCATTCTGGGCACTGTCTGGATCGACCAGCTTCGCAATCGCCGGTGACCTCCATCGGCGCGCCGGCCGACAGGTTCCGCCGCGCCGAGACGTCCATGTACGACAACAACTCTCCCCAGGAGTAGAGACATGCGCACATTTCAACTGAGCCTGCTGGCCGCCACGCTGGCGCTGGCAACCGGACTTGCCCACGCCGCCGGCGGCGAAATCGCGGTCATCGTCAAGACCTCGAGTTCCAACTACTGGCAAAACGTCCAGAAAGGCGCCGCCGCGGCGATAGGCGACGCAAAAGGCTACACGATGACATTCCAGGGTCCCGCGACCGAGACGGCGATTGCCGACGAAGTCAACATGGTCGAGAACGCCGTGAATCGCAAGGTCGCCGGCATCGTGCTGGCACCGTCCGATCCCGATGCCCTGGTGCCTGCCGTCAAGAAAGCCTGGGAGGCACACATACCGGTCGTGATCATCGACTCGGCATTGGCCGACTCCGGCAAGCAGTATTACCAGTCGTTCCTGTCGACCGATAACAAGAAAGCCGGCGAGCTATGCGCGAAGGCATTGATCGACCGGATCGGCCAGACCGGCAAGATTGCGATCATGTCGTACGTTGCGGGCGCGGGCTCGGAGATCGGCCGGGTCGGCGGCTTCCGCGACTACCTGAAGGCGCATTCCCAACTTCAGGTGGTTGGACCGTTCTACTCGAACTCGCAGATGGCGACCGCGCTGAACCAGACCACCGACACGCTCACCGCCAATCCGGATCTCAAAGGCATTTTCGGCGCGAATGAACCGACTGCGGTCGGCATGGGCCGCGCGCTCGAGCAGTCGGGCAAGGCCGGCAAAGTGATCGCGATCGGCTTCGACGGCAATCAGGACCTGCAAGGCTTCGTCAAGGACGGCACGCTCGCCGCCACCGCCGTACAGGGCTCGTATCAGATGGGCGATCTCGGCGTGAAAACGGTGATCAGCCTGATCGAGAAAAAGCCTGTGCCGAAGGACCGCGACACGGGCGTCGTGATCGTGACGAAAGACAACATCGACCAGCCGGTTGCAAAGAACGTGCTGTATTGACGTGCCTGAACGGCCAGACAAGGATTGCTATGCTTACGGTGATATGCGAGACGCCCGGCACACTACGCGCCGAACAACGAACGAAGCCCGAGCCGCTCGACAACGAGGTGCTGGTGCGCGTAAAACGCGTCGGCGTGTGCGGAACCGACCTGCATATTTTTACCGGCAATCAGCCGTATCTGGCTTATCCGCGCGTGATGGGCCACGAGTTGTCCGGTCTCGTCGAACAGGCGCCGGTGGGTAGCGGACTGGTGGCCGGCGATCCGGTCTACGTGATGCCCTACCTGTCGTGCGGGCAATGCATTGCATGCCGACGCGGCAAAACCAATTGCTGCATGAACATTCAGGTGCTCGGCGTGCATCGCGACGGCGCGTTCACCGAATACCTGAGCGTACCCGCGCAGTTCGTTCACAAGGCCGAAGGCATCACGCTCGATCAGGCGGCCATGGTCGAATTCCTCGCGATCGGCGCGCACGCGGTCCGGCGCGCCGACGTGAAAGAAGGCGAGCGCGTGCTCGTGGTGGGGGCGGGCCCGATCGGCATGGCGGTGCTCACGTTTTCGACGCTTCGCGGCGCAACGGTGACGGCACTCGACACGCGCGCCGATCGCCTCGACTTCTGCGTGCAGCAACTCGGCGCCGCCGCCGCGGTGCAGATCGGGCAGGACGACAAGCCGCAACTTTCCGCGCTCACGGACGGTGATTTCTTCGACGTCGTGTTCGATGCAACAGGCAACCCCAAGGCGATGGAACGCGGCTTCGAATTCATCGCGCACGGGGGGCGATATGTGCTGGTGTCGATCGTAGCCGACACCATCACCTTCTCCGATCCCGAGTTTCACAAACGCGAGGCCACCCTGCTCGGCAGCCGCAACGCCACCACCGAGGATTTCGACACGGTGGTCAAGGCCATGCGAGCCGGTTTGATTCCAGACCGCGCGCTCAATACCCACCGGCTCGCGCTCGCCGATGTGCCCGCCAGGTTCGCTACGCTGCTCGACCCGGCGGGCGGCGTCGTGAAAGCCATCGTGGAATGCTAGGCATGGGTGATGTCGATGCAGACTCCGGCGTGCTGTCCGAGCCGTTGACCCAGCCGATCCTGCAATTCGGCACGAGCCGATTCCTGCAGGCGCATGTCGACCTGTTTATCTCGCAGGCGCTCGAGTCGGGCGATGCGCTCGGCGGCATCGTGGTCGTACAAACCACCGAGAACGCGGAGAGCACAGCGCGGGTCGCCGCGCTTGCAAGCGGGCGGCCTTACCCCGTCCGAATCCGCGGATTACTTGGCGGCAAGGTGGTCGACGAAACGCTCGCCGGCCGTGCGATCCTTCAGGCCGTCCATGCGCGAACAGACTGGGCGCGAATCCGCGAGGCCGTCCGCGGTCCCGTGCAGATCATCGTGTCGAACACGGGAGACCGCGGCTACCAACTCGATAAGCGCGACGATGCCTACGACCTAACCGCCGCAACGCACGTGCCGCACAGTTTTCCGGCCAAACTGGCGGCCCTGTTGTACGCGCGTTGGCAAAGCCAGCCCAACGCACCGCTCTCGCTTTTTCCCTGCGAACTGCTCGAAAAAAATGGCGAAATGCTGAGGGCGATCGTGGTAGGACTTGCATCGCAACGACACGTGCCTCGTGAATTCATTCGCTATCTGACCGGGCATTGCGTGTGGGCCAATTCGCTAGTCGACCGGATCGTGTCCGAGTCGATCAGTCCCGTGGGCGCCGTTGCGGAGCCTTACGCGCTGTGGGCCATCGAGAGGCAACCACGCTTGCAGGTGCCCTGCGCCCATGCGTCGATCGTGCTGACCGACGACCTGAAGCATGTCGAGCAGCTCAAACTATTTTTGCTGAACCTCGGACACACGTTCCTCGCCGAACGCTGGCTGCTCGATGCCCGACCGCAAGACGAGACGGTCTACCACGCCATGCAGGATCCCGCGCTACGCAACCAACTCGAGGCGGTCTGGATGGACGAGGTGATACCGGTGTTCGAGGCGCAGGGAAAGCGGGAGGATGCGCTTGCGTATCTGGACGAGGTGCGCGAGCGCTTCATGAATCCGTTTCTCCATCACAGGATTGCCGATATCGCGCAGAACCATGTCCAGAAAAAACAACGGCGAATCGTGCCCCTGCTGGAACTGGCTACATCGCTCGCGGCTGGCAGGGGGACCTGGATTCCGCAGGCGCGGTTAAGGTTGGCGACGAAAACGGGCTCAGCACAGGGCTAGTCGAGACGGTTTTGCCGATGCCGTTGACGAGCAGCATGAACATGACGTCCGGATCCTGCTGCGGCACTACCGTTGCGTCGATCGGTTTCAACGCAGCCCCGTCGACTTGAAGCCTCAAAGAAACGGCTCGAGCGCGTTCGCCGCCACGAAGATGGCTAGCGTCTGATTGATGTGGGAGCGAATCTCTCCACGCAAGGCTTCCAGATCCTGTCCTAGCATGGCCCGCATCATGAGCGGCGCCACGATGGCATCCAGCATCTGAGTTGCCAGAATCCGCGCATTGCGCTTGACCGCCGCCCGGGTTCGCGCGTCGCGGGGCTGCCCCGAATGCTCCGTAATCACCGCCGTGACCGCTTCGATCGAGCGCAAGCGGCCTCGTTCGTGCGCCAACTGAGCGAGCAATGGGAATCTCGGCGCATCCGCCACGACCATTCTGATCAGTCCGATCACCTCGTCACTCAACAGACGCGTCACCAGCGCCCGGGTGGCATAGGTCAGCCGTTCCAGCAACGAATCGAATTGCGGTGACTCCTGGATGATCCGCATGCTGCGTTCCACGCTTCGTCTCACCACGTCGGCGAAAAGCGCTTCCTTCCCCGCGTAGCGGCTATAAACCGTGGCCTTGCTGGCGGACGCCTTCTCGGCAATCCGCTCCAACGATGCCCCGGCAAAACCATACTCGAGAAACATCGACGTCGCGGCATCGAGAATCCGCTCTTCGACCTCGCCCGCCATCGACGCGGACGGGCGCCCTTTTCGTAGAGATGGGCGCGTGCTGGATGGGCACGCTACCTGGCCGCTATCGCTATCGTTGGAACTGCGTTTCATCGTGCTGCCTGTGGGGAAAATTATTTTCAGATTATCACAATATTTTAAATAGAACGGTACGGTACCGTTCTATTGTAGTATCCGGCTTATCCGCCCAATTTCTGGAGAAACCGATGGCCGGCAGTGAGAGTGACAAAGAAACGCCGTCCGGGGTGCAAGATCCCGAACGCGCGGAGGCTAACGAGGTGCCAGCCAGCCCAGGGCGCAAGCGCCTGAACCTGCTGATCGGCGCAACGGTACTGACCGTGGTCGTCGTTGCAGGCCTGTCGTACTGGCTGCACAGCAGGCATTATGAAAGCACGGACGACGCATTTATCGACAGCAACCAGAGCCAGATTGCGTCCCAGATCAGCGGGCGCGTAATCGAATTGCTGGTCGCCGATAACCAGCACGTCGACAAGGGTCAGCCCATCCTGCGAATCGACCCGCGAGACTATCAGGTCAAACTCGAACAGTCGGAAGCCCAGGAAGCGAACGCCGTTGCGCAGGTCGCGCAGGCCCGCGCCGATCTCACCGTACAGGTCGCCAATCTCGCGCAGCAGGAAGCGCAGGTGCGCGTGTCCGAGGCCGACCTCGTGCAGGCGAAGCAGGACCTGGCGCGCTACCTCGGCTCGGATCCCGCAGCCATCACGCGCCAGCAACTCGACCAGAGCCAGGCGAGCGCCAAGAGTTCGCAAGCCAAGCTCGACAGTGCCAGGCAGGCCGTCACTGCGGCTCAGGCGCAAATCGTTTCGCAACAGACCAAAATCGATGCGGCACAAGCGTCCGTGCGCCAGATCCACGCCGATGTCGACAACGCCAGATTGCAGTTGAGCTATACGGACGTGGTTGCCCCACAGGCGGGCAAGATCACGAAAAGAACCGTGAATCTGGGCAACTATGTAACGCCCGGCCAGGCGCTGGTCGCGGTGGTCCCTAACGACATGTGGGTGACAGCCAATTTCAAGGAAACGCAACTTATCCATATGAAGGTTGGGCAGCCGGTCGACGTCACCGTCGACGCCTACCCGGATACGGTGCTGCACGCGCACGTCGAGAGCCTGCAGCGCGGCACCGGCTCGGTGTTCAGCAGCCTGCCCGCTGAAAATGCCACGGGCAATTACGTCAAAGTCGTTCAGCGCCTGCCCGTGAAAATCGTCTTCGACGGCGACGACTGGCGCAAGCTACCGCTAGCGCCGGGGTTGTCGGTCGACCCACGCGTCACGGTGCAATGACCATGGCCGCCACGCACGCGTCGCTTCCCAGGTCGGCGGCCGGGTCCTACAACCCGTGGCTGATTGCCGTGATCGTCTCCATTGCCACGTTCATGGAAGTGCTCGACACGACCATTGCGAACGTCGCGCTCAGACACATCGCGGGTGGCCTGGGCGCGAGCCAGGACCAGAGCACCTACATCACGACGAGCTATCTGGTGAGCAATGCGATTATTTTGCCGATCAGCGGATGGCTGGCGAATGTGGTGGGACGCAAGCGCTTCTACATGATCTGCGTGTTCATTTTCACGGTCAGCTCGGTGGCGTGCGGGTTTGCGACCTCCTTGCCCATGATGATCGCCTTCCGGGTCTTTCAGGGGCTCGGCGGCGGCGGACTGGCGCCAGTTGAACAGAGTATTTTCGCCGACACGTTCACGGAAGAAAAACGCCCAATGGCTTTCGCGCTATACGGCCTCACCGTCGTCACCGCGCCGGCCATCGGCCCGATGCTCGGCGGCTGGATCACCGAAAACTATTCGTGGCACTGGGTGTTCCTGATCAACTTTCCGGTCGGCATCGTATCCCTCGTGCTCGCCGGCATGTTTGTCAGCGATAGCAAGCTGGTGAAGGAGGAACGACGCGCACTGCTCGCGAAGGGACTACGCATCGACTACTTTGGCTTCGTGCTGGTTGCCGTGGGCTTCGGGTGTCTACAGATCGTGCTCGACAAGTTCGAGCGCGAGGACGGCTTTTCTTCGCCGTTTATCTGCTGGTTCGCGGCCATCGCGGCCGTGTCGCTGCTCACGCTGATTGTCTGGGAGTTCAAGGTCAGCCAGCCGATTGTGAATCTGCGGCTGTTCAAATCGCGCGCCTTTGCGATTAGCTGCGGCGTCATGTTCGCGTTTGGTTTCATCATCAACAGCACGACGCAGCTCCTGCCGCAGTTCACGCAGGCCCTGCTCGGCTATGACGCAACGAACGCGGGGTTGACGCTCGGGTTGGGCGGTCTGGTCACGCTGTTTTTCATGCCCATCGCCGGCGTGGTCACGGGGCGCGTGTTTCAGCCGAAATGGCTTGTCATGATGTCGCTCGTGGGTACCGGCGTCGCGCTCTTCAATGCGGCGGGGCTGAACCTGAACATCAGCTTCTGGGACGTTTCACTGTCGCGGCTGTACCAGGTCATCTGGCTGCCGTTCCTGTTCATCCCGCTGTCCGCCGTGCAATTCGTCGGCATACCGCCCAAAGAAAACAATAACGCTTCGGCGTTGATCAACATGATGCGCAATCTCGGCGGAAGTTTCGGCGTCTCACTGGTGACCACCCAGCTTGCCTGGCGTGAACAGTTTCACCATGCGCGGCTCGCCGAACATATCACGCCCTATAACGGCTTTACCACGTCGCTCAGTTCGATTGCCTCGACCGTCGAGCAGCAAGCGTCCGTCATGAGTTACCTCGACGTCTTCATCATGCTGGGCTGCTTTGCGCTGGTGCTCGCCCCGGTTTGTATTCTGTTACCCAAGCTGCCAAAGGGAGCTCAGATCAATGCGCACTGATTATCGATGGCTGCCGCTCGCCTGCCTGGTTGGCGCCGGCATGTCACTGGTCATGTCCGGCTGCACGATGGGGCCGGACTTCAGGCACCCCACTATCGCAGCACCGGATCAGTGGACCGGGCCTGCCGCAGCGAACCCGGCGGCTTCCGTCGCCGTTGCCGAACCGATCGACCCCGCGTGGTGGAATAGCTTTGGCGATCCGCTGCTCACGGAGTTGGTCACGCAGGCGATCCAGAATAATCTGGATATCAAGGTCGCCGCTGCACGGCTGGCCGAGTCCCGGGCGCAACTCGGCCAATCCAGGGCGGCCGAATTCCCGACACTCGACGGGAACGCCTCCTATACCCGTGAGTTCCAGAGCCCGGATGGCGTCATCGGTCTGCTGGGCGGCACGGGAAGTTCGACGCCGGGGACCAGCACGAATGGCCTCGGCGGCCGGCAAGGAGGCGTACCGACGCAGGGCGCGACATCGAGCGGTCTGCCGCCATTCAATCTGTATCAGTATGGATTCGATGCCTCCTGGGAACTCGATCTGTGGGGTCGCGTGCGACGCACCGCCGAGAATGCGAGCGCCACCGCCGAGGCGCAAGCGGAGGCGCGACGTGACGCGGTGGTGTCGACCACGGCGGAAGTCGCGCGCGACTATCTCGACCTGCGTGGCATCCAGGAGAAGCTCCGTATCACCAGAGAGAATCTGGCTTACGCGCAGCGTACCGTCCAGTTGACGGCCGATCGCGCGCACCACGGCTTGGCGACCGATCTCGATGTGGCCAATGCGCAGAGTCAAGCGGCGTCGACAGCGGCAGATATCCCGCAGGACGAGCAGCAGCAGGCCCAGCTCATCAATGCGATCGGGCTGCTGCTGGGCGAGTATCCGCAGGCGCTCGCCGCACGGTTGACCGCGCCGTCGGCCGCACCGGTGGTGCCGCCGCGCGTGCCGGTCGGACTGCCGTCCGAGCTGGCGCACCGTCGACCGGACATACGCGAGGCGGAAGCCACGTTGCATGCAGCGACAGCCAACATTGGCGCCGCCAAGGCAGATTTTTTCCCGAAGATCACCTTGTCCGGCAGCGTGGCGATTCAGGCGACCCAGTTCACCAACCTGGGAAGCTGGGGCGCGCGCAGTTATAGCGCTGGACCTAGTCTGTCGATACCGCTCTTCGAAGGCGGCCAGTTGCGGGCGACGCTTGCCTTGAGAGAGGCGCAGCAGCAGGAGGCTGCCATCAATTATCGCAAGACGGTTTTGTCGGCTTTCAAGGACGTGGACGATGCGCTAACCGGCTATGCCGCGGAGCAACGGCGTCGGGATCGTCTTGATGAAAGCGTGCAGGCGTCACGACGAGCGCTTGAGTTAGCCAATAAGCGCTATGTCAGAGGGATCTCCAATTACCTCGACGTACTGACAGCACAAAAGACCTTGCTCACCAACGAGGAACAACTGGCTGACAGCACGGCGACGGTGACGACCAATCTGGTGGCTTTATACAAAGCCCTGGGGGGCGGCTGGGATATCGCGGAAGCAAAAGTGAGTGACGCAGGGCAATGAGAAATTTAAAGGAAAACCGATGAGATACCTGCTGCTTCTACCGGGCGTGACTTTTCTG contains:
- a CDS encoding ABC transporter permease, with the protein product MSTVTRPSPSLANERRKDLIQKFAAFGSLIVMIVVFSSTSEAFHTVDNAMTVALQVTSIAYLGVAATCVIITGGIDLSVGSVLALSGVVAALAVKAGLPVTLSMLVGIVVGALCGVVNGLCVTRMRLPPFIATLGMMLVARGLALQITGARPVSGLGEAFGVLGNGSLFRIETIGADGFPDVTFPGIPYPVLLMVVIAVAVSIMLSRTTLGRHIYAVGSNAEAARLSGVNVARVTLFTYVLSGALAGVTGCVLMSRLLTAQPNEGVMYELDAIASAVIGGTSLMGGVGTISGTAIGAFVIGILRNGLNMNGVSSFIQQIIIGLVILGTVWIDQLRNRR
- a CDS encoding ABC transporter substrate-binding protein produces the protein MRTFQLSLLAATLALATGLAHAAGGEIAVIVKTSSSNYWQNVQKGAAAAIGDAKGYTMTFQGPATETAIADEVNMVENAVNRKVAGIVLAPSDPDALVPAVKKAWEAHIPVVIIDSALADSGKQYYQSFLSTDNKKAGELCAKALIDRIGQTGKIAIMSYVAGAGSEIGRVGGFRDYLKAHSQLQVVGPFYSNSQMATALNQTTDTLTANPDLKGIFGANEPTAVGMGRALEQSGKAGKVIAIGFDGNQDLQGFVKDGTLAATAVQGSYQMGDLGVKTVISLIEKKPVPKDRDTGVVIVTKDNIDQPVAKNVLY
- a CDS encoding zinc-binding alcohol dehydrogenase family protein — its product is MLTVICETPGTLRAEQRTKPEPLDNEVLVRVKRVGVCGTDLHIFTGNQPYLAYPRVMGHELSGLVEQAPVGSGLVAGDPVYVMPYLSCGQCIACRRGKTNCCMNIQVLGVHRDGAFTEYLSVPAQFVHKAEGITLDQAAMVEFLAIGAHAVRRADVKEGERVLVVGAGPIGMAVLTFSTLRGATVTALDTRADRLDFCVQQLGAAAAVQIGQDDKPQLSALTDGDFFDVVFDATGNPKAMERGFEFIAHGGRYVLVSIVADTITFSDPEFHKREATLLGSRNATTEDFDTVVKAMRAGLIPDRALNTHRLALADVPARFATLLDPAGGVVKAIVEC
- a CDS encoding D-mannonate oxidoreductase → MTQPILQFGTSRFLQAHVDLFISQALESGDALGGIVVVQTTENAESTARVAALASGRPYPVRIRGLLGGKVVDETLAGRAILQAVHARTDWARIREAVRGPVQIIVSNTGDRGYQLDKRDDAYDLTAATHVPHSFPAKLAALLYARWQSQPNAPLSLFPCELLEKNGEMLRAIVVGLASQRHVPREFIRYLTGHCVWANSLVDRIVSESISPVGAVAEPYALWAIERQPRLQVPCAHASIVLTDDLKHVEQLKLFLLNLGHTFLAERWLLDARPQDETVYHAMQDPALRNQLEAVWMDEVIPVFEAQGKREDALAYLDEVRERFMNPFLHHRIADIAQNHVQKKQRRIVPLLELATSLAAGRGTWIPQARLRLATKTGSAQG
- a CDS encoding TetR/AcrR family transcriptional regulator, giving the protein MAGEVEERILDAATSMFLEYGFAGASLERIAEKASASKATVYSRYAGKEALFADVVRRSVERSMRIIQESPQFDSLLERLTYATRALVTRLLSDEVIGLIRMVVADAPRFPLLAQLAHERGRLRSIEAVTAVITEHSGQPRDARTRAAVKRNARILATQMLDAIVAPLMMRAMLGQDLEALRGEIRSHINQTLAIFVAANALEPFL
- a CDS encoding HlyD family secretion protein, with product MGTLPGRYRYRWNCVSSCCLWGKLFSDYHNILNRTVRYRSIVVSGLSAQFLEKPMAGSESDKETPSGVQDPERAEANEVPASPGRKRLNLLIGATVLTVVVVAGLSYWLHSRHYESTDDAFIDSNQSQIASQISGRVIELLVADNQHVDKGQPILRIDPRDYQVKLEQSEAQEANAVAQVAQARADLTVQVANLAQQEAQVRVSEADLVQAKQDLARYLGSDPAAITRQQLDQSQASAKSSQAKLDSARQAVTAAQAQIVSQQTKIDAAQASVRQIHADVDNARLQLSYTDVVAPQAGKITKRTVNLGNYVTPGQALVAVVPNDMWVTANFKETQLIHMKVGQPVDVTVDAYPDTVLHAHVESLQRGTGSVFSSLPAENATGNYVKVVQRLPVKIVFDGDDWRKLPLAPGLSVDPRVTVQ
- a CDS encoding DHA2 family efflux MFS transporter permease subunit; this encodes MAATHASLPRSAAGSYNPWLIAVIVSIATFMEVLDTTIANVALRHIAGGLGASQDQSTYITTSYLVSNAIILPISGWLANVVGRKRFYMICVFIFTVSSVACGFATSLPMMIAFRVFQGLGGGGLAPVEQSIFADTFTEEKRPMAFALYGLTVVTAPAIGPMLGGWITENYSWHWVFLINFPVGIVSLVLAGMFVSDSKLVKEERRALLAKGLRIDYFGFVLVAVGFGCLQIVLDKFEREDGFSSPFICWFAAIAAVSLLTLIVWEFKVSQPIVNLRLFKSRAFAISCGVMFAFGFIINSTTQLLPQFTQALLGYDATNAGLTLGLGGLVTLFFMPIAGVVTGRVFQPKWLVMMSLVGTGVALFNAAGLNLNISFWDVSLSRLYQVIWLPFLFIPLSAVQFVGIPPKENNNASALINMMRNLGGSFGVSLVTTQLAWREQFHHARLAEHITPYNGFTTSLSSIASTVEQQASVMSYLDVFIMLGCFALVLAPVCILLPKLPKGAQINAH
- a CDS encoding efflux transporter outer membrane subunit, which encodes MRTDYRWLPLACLVGAGMSLVMSGCTMGPDFRHPTIAAPDQWTGPAAANPAASVAVAEPIDPAWWNSFGDPLLTELVTQAIQNNLDIKVAAARLAESRAQLGQSRAAEFPTLDGNASYTREFQSPDGVIGLLGGTGSSTPGTSTNGLGGRQGGVPTQGATSSGLPPFNLYQYGFDASWELDLWGRVRRTAENASATAEAQAEARRDAVVSTTAEVARDYLDLRGIQEKLRITRENLAYAQRTVQLTADRAHHGLATDLDVANAQSQAASTAADIPQDEQQQAQLINAIGLLLGEYPQALAARLTAPSAAPVVPPRVPVGLPSELAHRRPDIREAEATLHAATANIGAAKADFFPKITLSGSVAIQATQFTNLGSWGARSYSAGPSLSIPLFEGGQLRATLALREAQQQEAAINYRKTVLSAFKDVDDALTGYAAEQRRRDRLDESVQASRRALELANKRYVRGISNYLDVLTAQKTLLTNEEQLADSTATVTTNLVALYKALGGGWDIAEAKVSDAGQ